A region from the Drosophila mauritiana strain mau12 chromosome 2L, ASM438214v1, whole genome shotgun sequence genome encodes:
- the LOC117150266 gene encoding uncharacterized protein LOC117150266 produces MKRLRRQRTRTQKKMHDVAAPGCKLTLLHVRRVRIGFPQLLALAGWQLRARATQSHHSVLALFCPLNRQGCTSGRVQRELIKSDFSLSGYVIDNCTILHISVKAQF; encoded by the exons ATGAAGCGTTTGCGCAGACAGCGAACGCGAACACAAAAGAAAATGCACGATGTTGCTGCCCCTGGCTGCAAACTTACACTTTTGCACGTTCGACGCGTTCGGATTGGGTTTCCCCAGTTGCTAGCACTTGCG GGATGGCAATTAAGAGCCAGGGCTACACAGTCGCACCACAGCGTTTTGGCATTATTTTGCCCGCTAAATCGTCAGGGCTGCACAAGTGGTCGCGTTCAGCGAGAACTAATAAAGAGTGATTTTTCACTAAGCGGTTATGTTATCGATAATTGTACAATACTGCATATCTCAGTAAAAGCCCAATTTTAA
- the LOC117135149 gene encoding radial spoke head 1 homolog, whose product MAMSEMSEEDLSAPEEEEDLGPNIGLYIGGRNAAGQRQGRGWAILPNGDQYDGNYRKGRRHGIGVYVFKDGSRYYGQYRCGKRCGRGIFIYPDGSVYEGNWRKNLKHGKGRYKYVNGDNYSGDWFKGQRHGVGIYHFNSGTDGCCLSVRMKATWNSNMRTGPFELYIGNEDKCTILHGIWDSLYPSGPAVFSFNNRYLLLGYFLPASYNMKAISNEDEMEDAEERLEDEMGEAEPMEPTLWFAQEMAVYDFSLLPQEPVPLAISDSELSVCSLSTEPSMRSEEKISWYGEGEEAEGEEGGEMECFPCECDLTDVSEVETESEVCKIDANPCCIEILKQPECPDP is encoded by the exons ATGGCCATGAGCGAAATGTCCGAGGAGGACCTGTCGGCGCCCGAGGAAGAGGAGGATTTGGGACCCAATATAGGC CTCTACATAGGCGGTCGAAATGCTGCAGGTCAGAGACAAGGTAGAGGTTGGGCCATCCTGCCCAACGGAGATCAGTATGATGGGAACTACAGGAAGGGTCGCCGTCACGGCATCGGGGTGTACGTGTTCAAGGATGGATCACGGTACTACGGACAGTATCGCTGCGGGAAGCGTTGTGGGCGCGGCATCTTCATCTATCCGGACGGATCCGTGTACGAGGGCAACTGGCGAAAGAACTTGAAGCACGGCAAGGGGCGGTACAAGTATGTGAATGGGGACAACTATTCGGGTGACTGGTTCAAGGGCCAACGTCATGGGGTGGGCATCTATCACTTTAACAGCGGAACGGATGGCTGCTGTCTGTCCGTCAGAATGAAGGCCACCTGGAACAGCAACATGCGAACGGGTCCCTTCGAGCTGTATATCGGCAATGAGGACAAGTGCACAATACTTCATGGAATTTGGGATTCCCTGTACCCGAGTGGACCGGCCGTGTTTAGCTTCAACAATCGATACCTCCTGCTGGGCTATTTCCTGCCCGCCAGTTACAACATGAAGGCGATCAGCAACGAAGACGAGATGGAGGACGccgaggagcgcttggaggacGAGATGGGTGAAGCGGAGCCAATGGAACCAACACTATGGTTCGCCCAGGAGATGGCCGTCTATGACTTTTCGTTGCTGCCGCAGGAGCCAGTGCCTCTGGCCATTTCCGACTCTGAGCTGTCCGTCTGCTCGCTCTCCACGGAGCCGAGCATGCGCAGCGAGGAGAAGATCAGTTGGTATGGAGAGGGTGAGGAGGCAGAGGGCGAGGAGGGCGGCGAGATGGAGTGCTTCCCATGCGAGTGCGATCTCACCGATGTCAGCGAGGTGGAGACGGAGAGCGAGGTGTGCAAAATCGACGCCAATCCATGCTGCATCGAGATCCTCAAGCAACCAGAGTGTCCAGATCCATAG
- the LOC117135146 gene encoding beta-1,4-mannosyl-glycoprotein 4-beta-N-acetylglucosaminyltransferase, with the protein MVRSTILATYNQTPVAGVGRLAITKKLVLWLVLVLQVGFIGCIWLLQMSRGQESQQRGAMDQLGGRVNFVASGEAPMKKMALVGGTHCPHQQENVNRYDRDFYQMKPERLNESHLPDYNVPAYVDAEMGLTPNLWCYREGTINESQRLNDVDYLMAPPQCRCESGWHGRDCGQPEIIWRALMTSNRASKRGGSTPLQLVEASSTSLHRLFYMLELGAWDHLSLELLELQIRALIEVVDYFLIYYVSNGSKERSLESMLGSQTSYTLLRCSSESNCSSSMAYSHFRRQLWQQCGVQMQAQDLLLHGDSGTVYAPAALKFLKYYAKDVLPLKFRLKYNVYGFYWQHPKKTLLNGVISSLGHLHSAQLDAHRLHRLASSTLGDLNHYGGWNCELCLPPEQIVLLLQSSNHRKLPVKLPNDTRNAHIDANYMQQLIANGVHIDGATQLHRLREQSEKYFAPEEALQHSSQYGQLLVNLYDVDVLEDLQDED; encoded by the coding sequence ATGGTGAGAAGCACAATCCTGGCCACCTACAACCAGACACCGGTAGCCGGCGTTGGACGGCTGGCCATTACCAAGAAGCTGGTGCTCTGgttggtgctggtgctgcagGTGGGCTTCATCGGCTGCATATGGCTGCTGCAGATGAGTCGTGGCCAGGAGTCACAGCAGCGCGGTGCAATGGACCAGCTTGGCGGACGGGTGAACTTCGTGGCCAGCGGTGAAGCCCCTATGAAGAAGATGGCCCTTGTGGGCGGAACCCACTGTCCGCATCAGCAGGAGAATGTCAACCGCTACGACAGGGACTTTTATCAAATGAAACCGGAACGACTGAACGAATCCCACCTGCCCGACTACAACGTGCCCGCCTATGTGGACGCGGAGATGGGTCTAACCCCAAACCTCTGGTGCTATCGCGAGGGTACCATCAATGAGAGCCAGCGGCTCAACGATGTGGACTATCTAATGGCGCCGCCGCAGTGCAGATGTGAAAGTGGCTGGCACGGCAGAGACTGCGGCCAGCCGGAGATCATATGGCGAGCGCTGATGACGTCCAATCGGGCCAGCAAACGAGGCGGAAGCACACCGCTTCAACTGGTCGAGGCCAGTTCCACTTCACTGCACCGCCTGTTCTATATGCTGGAACTGGGCGCCTGGGACCACCTAAGTCTGGAGCTCTTGGAGCTGCAAATTCGAGCGCTCATCGAGGTTGTTGACTACTTTCTCATATACTATGTGAGCAACGGCAGCAAGGAGCGGAGTCTGGAGAGCATGCTGGGCAGCCAAACGAGCTACACACTACTTCGCTGCTCCTCCgagagcaactgcagcagctcaATGGCCTACAGTCACTTCAGACGGCAGCTGTGGCAGCAGTGTGGTGTCCAAATGCAGGCGCAGGATCTGCTGCTCCACGGGGACAGTGGAACGGTCTACGCGCCAGCAGCTCTCAAGTTTCTCAAGTACTATGCCAAGGATGTGCTGCCGCTGAAATTCCGTTTGAAGTACAATGTGTATGGATTCTACTGGCAGCATCCGAAGAAGACCCTCCTAAATGGGGTGATAAGTTCCTTGGGGCACCTGCACAGTGCCCAACTGGATGCCCACCGCCTGCACCGGCTGGCGAGCAGCACACTGGGTGATCTCAACCACTACGGCGGCTGGAACTGCGAGCTGTGCCTGCCCCCCGAGCAGATTGTGCTCCTGCTGCAGAGCTCCAACCACCGAAAGCTGCCAGTAAAGCTACCCAACGATACCCGCAATGCCCACATCGATGCCAACTACATGCAGCAATTGATAGCCAATGGAGTTCACATCGATGGCGCCACGCAGCTGCACCGCTTGCGGGAGCAGAGCGAGAAGTATTTCGCTCCGGAGGAGGCGCTCCAGCACAGCAGCCAGTACGGCCAGCTGCTGGTGAACCTATACGATGTGGACGTCCTGGAAGATCTGCAGGACGAAGACTAA
- the LOC117135145 gene encoding uncharacterized protein LOC117135145, with the protein MEAVSKISLILCALFVVLNAATAISGDSTHCLATYSSAEAYLAQIPQQHRPQIRPRIRTWQEHEFSLLGYKFHLPFVGHAVDSDLDDSDSDEDLWLDAADAGSESVEVEEHELPSVGNVDPTGNVFKLSCEDVNLRRVNQELLSQRSSHINYNQLMLAHVPADRSNPLKLPQLESLREFSWQSSELKDETLRELFTRQPHSFEYMERLNLAENRLECLHWAIPLAVRRVKVLKMSGNRLSNCSVLNLQHMKQLQELHLDRSELTYLPPRFLGELSELRMLNLSQNLLTELPRDIFVGALKLERLYLSGNRLSVLPFMLFQTAADLQVLDLSDNRLLSFPDNFFARNGQLRQLHLQRNQLKSIGKHSLYSLRELRQLDLSQNSLSVIDRKAFESLDHLLALNVSGNNLTLLSSIIFQSLHALRQLDLSRNQFKQLPSGLFQRQRSLVLLRIDETPIEQFSNWISRYDESLVDPQVLHRLRYLSVQQNRKLTHLPATLFANTPNIRELLLAENGLLQLPTQISGLSRLQRLSVRGNSLGSLPENIKELRQLHYLNILGNEYQCDCSMYWLTAWLANTSTSLRHQLPQAQNHSNGSPNQTPLDSYESIDHQIDALKCQYGYRGDMLRVLSKLNCSVPSVVQFSEPKMHKLLSTAKLECQISGSPVPDIIWVTPRNKILRHHADPDKRPIIIDSKEDAHQPPSAQELAALMDESYIQLLNWTRQNSLVGRRVVLVENGSLLVHNISRIDSGLYTCYAFNVMGKASAGLRLYIDPIVFYRVKIGSILFGTALATAFLLLTLIVQGLRSCLSRWGICNRFYCCVNRKKKSPRKRQIYAMLDSIETYKSQQLERLRENYTQQVHRIRENCAQQVEWIQSSYTSQAKHIREFRDIGSNHLTTLKDQYYDQVKKVRDYSTGQLSWVRENYVFQRNKIRKFSAHQVLRLREGYKYQQQTLNKVLENLPSFYFENCRGGCEEDIAEDIDCYFKGQMDFGGSKELHIQKIKARLSANYSASKASLYYTPPDDDLLHSSQLNLQTSPIHINYIDENLDQQKQLEHDFKMEPQLLLYNAPMLYMNPEGASSSSQAAALAAAGALSQFISVEDNNQEQEMQPLRKISGKALGMPELKDLNDVKSSKSCPAIYKVSKQRDGSTLHELQKEGEAPYQMLRLNPVETTSLTSSVAPTMRTEKLNIILDECGTASLCKAEQEGDAGNSETPPSESSCESNSLAASCGDVCQVSSKLGNAASLSSTPPKPDHAST; encoded by the exons ATGGAAGCAGTATCGAAGATTTCCCTGATATTGTGTGCCTTGTTTGTCGTGCTCAACGCCGCAACGGCCATCAGTGGCGACAGCACCCACTGTCTGGCCACATACAGCAGTGCCGAGGCGTACCTGGCCCAAATCCCGCAGCAACATCGTCCACAGATCAGGCCCAGGATAAGGACCTGGCAGGAGCACGAGTTCTCACTGCTGGGCTACAAGTTCCACCTGCCGTTCGTTGGCCATGCCGTCGACTCGGATCTAGATGATAGTGACAGTGATGAGGATCTGTGGCTGGATGCGGCGGACGCCGGATCAGAGAGCGTAGAGGTGGAGGAGCATGAACTTCCTTCGGTCGGTAACGTCGATCCCACGGGCAATGTTTTTAAGCTTAGCTGCGAGGATGTGAACCTGAGGCGTGTTAACCAGGAGCTGCTCTCCCAGCGAAGCTCACACATTAATTACAACCAGCTAATGCTGGCCCATGTACCTGCGGATCGCAGTAATCCCCTGAAGCTGCCGCAGCTCGAAAGTCTGAGGGAATTCAGCTGGCAGAGTAGTGAGCTTAAAGATGAAACGCTCAGGGAGCTGTTCACCCGCCAGCCGCACTCCTTTGAGTATATGGAACGGCTGAATCTCGCCGAGAATCGCCTGGAGTGCCTTCATTGGGCCATTCCGCTGGCCGTGCGGCGCGTGAAAGTACTTAAGATGAGCGGTAATCGACTGAGCAATTGCAGCGTGCTAAACCTGCAGCACATGAAGCAACTGCAGGAGCTGCACTTGGACAGAAGCGAACTGACCTACCTACCGCCGCGCTTCCTGGGCGAGCTGAGCGAATTGCGCATGCTGAATCTCAGCCAGAACTTGTTGACGGAGCTTCCACGGGACATATTTGTTGGAGCCCTGAAGCTGGAGCGCCTCTATCTGTCCGGAAACCGGCTGAGCGTCCTGCCATTTATGCTCTTCCAAACGGCAGCCGACCTCCAAGTGCTGGACCTCAGCGACAACCGCCTGCTTTCCTTTCCGGACAACTTCTTTGCCCGCAACGGGCAGCTGCGTCAGCTGCACCTGCAGCGAAATCAGCTTAAGTCCATCGGCAAGCATAGTCTGTACAGTCTGCGCGAGCTGCGTCAGTTGGACCTTAGCCAAAATTCTCTGTCCGTCATCGATCGAAAGGCGTTCGAGTCTCTGGATCACCTGCTCGCCCTGAACGTGTCCGGCAACAACCTGACCCTGCTGTCATCCATCATCTTCCAGTCGCTGCATGCCCTCAGGCAGTTGGATCTCAGTCGGAACCAGTTCAAGCAGCTGCCCAGTGGGCTGTTTCAGAGACAGCGCTCCCTGGTGCTGCTACGCATTGATGAGACGCCCATAGAGCAGTTCTCCAACTGGATATCGCGCTATGACGAGTCCCTTGTGGATCCGCAAGTGCTCCATCGTTTGCGCTACCTTTCCGTACAGCAGAACCGGAAACTAACGCATTTACCCGCCACCTTGTTCGCCAATACTCCGAATATAAgggagctgctgctggccgaGAACGGATTGCTGCAGCTGCCCACCCAGATCTCAGGACTGTCGCGATTGCAGCGACTCAGTGTGCGTGGCAATAGCTTGGGATCACTGCCCGAAAATATCAAAGAGCTCAGACAGCTGCACTACCTTAATATATTGGGCAACGAGTATCAGTGCGACTGCAGCATGTATTGGCTAACTGCCTGGCTGGCGAATACCAGCACTAGCCTGCGTCACCAACTCCCACAGGCACAGAACCATAGCAATGGCAGTCCCAACCAGACTCCACTGGACTCGTACGAGAGTATCGACCATCAAATCGATGCGCTCAAGTGTCAGTATGGTTATCGCGGCGATATGCTCCGCGTGCTAAGCAAGCTCAACTGCTCAGTGCCCTCGGTGGTGCAGTTCTCCGAGCCAAAGATGCACAAGCTTCTCTCCACCGCCAAGCTGGAGTGCCAGATTTCAGGGAGCCCAGTGCCGGACATCATCTGG GTGACACCACGCAATAAGATTTTACGCCACCATGCTGATCCTGACAAGCGGCCGATCATCATCGACAGCAAGGAGGATGCTCACCAGCCACCGAGTGCCCAGGAGCTAGCTGCCCTGATGGACGAGAGCTACATTCAATTGTTGAACTGGACACGCCAGAATAGTCTAGTGGGACGACGTGTGGTGCTGGTGGAGAACGGTTCGCTGCTGGTGCACAATATTTCGAGAATTGACAGTGGCCTCTACACTTGTTATGCGTTCAATGTGATGGGCAAAGCCTCGGCAGGATTACG ACTGTACATCGATCCCATTGTGTTCTACCGAGTTAAAATCGGTAGCATTCTGTTTGGCACGGCTCTGGCCACCGCATTCCTGCTGCTAACCCTAATTGTGCAGGGATTGAGGAGCTGCCTGTCACGCTGGGGCATCTGTAATCGCTTCTATTGCTGCGTCAATCGAAAGAAGAAGTCACCGCGCAAACGCCAAATATACGCTATGCTGGACAGCATCGAGACCTACAAGAGCCAGCAATTGGAGAGGCTGAGAGAGAACTACACGCAGCAGGTGCACCGCATCCGGGAGAACTGCGCCCAGCAGGTGGAGTGGATCCAGAGCAGCTACACCAGCCAGGCCAAGCATATTCGCGAGTTCCGCGACATAGGCTCGAATCATCTGACCACGCTGAAGGACCAATACTACGATCAGGTGAAGAAGGTGCGCGACTACTCCACAGGCCAGTTGAGCTGGGTGCGGGAAAACTACGTCTTCCAAAGGAACAAAATCCGGAAGTTTAGTGCGCATCAGGTATTGCGCCTCCGCGAGGGATACAAATACCAACAGCAGACGCTGAACAAGGTGCTGGAGAACCTACCTAGTTTCTACTTTGAGAATTGTCGCGGAGGATGTGAGGAAGACATTGCCGAGG ACATAGACTGCTACTTCAAAGGCCAAATGGACTTTGGTGGCTCCAAGGAGCTGCACATACAAAAAATTAAGGCGCGCCTATCTGCTAATTACTCAGCGAGCAAGGCGTCGCTTTACTATACCCCACCAGACGATGACTTGCTGCATAGTTCGCAACTTAACCTGCAGACCTCCCCCATCCACATCAACTACATTGATGAGAATCTGGATCAGCAAAAGCAGTTGGAGCACGATTTCAAAATGGAACCCCAGCTATTGCTTTACAATGCCCCCATGCTCTATATGAATCCTGAAGGCGCCAGCAGCAGTAGCCAGGCGGCGGCTTTGGCGGCAGCAGGGGCTCTATCGCAGTTCATCAGCGTGGAGGACAATAATCAAGAGCAGGAGATGCAGCCGCTAAGAAAGATCAGCGGAAAAGCACTGGGGATGCCCGAACTGAAGGACTTGAACGATGTGAAGAGCTCAAAGTCATGTCCGGCCATTTATAAGGTTTCCAAACAGCGAGATGGTAGCACACTGCATGAGCTGCAGAAGGAGGGCGAAGCACCCTACCAAATGCTTCGCCTAAACCCGGTGGAGACCACTTCGCTGACCTCATCCGTTGCTCCTACGATGAGGACGGAGAAACTGAACATTATCCTGGACGAATGCGGCACGGCGTCGTTGTGCAAAGCGGAGCAGGAGGGCGACGCAGGGAATAGCGAGACTCCACCGTCCGAGTCCAGTTGTGAGTCCAACAGCTTGGCCGCCAGTTGCGGCGACGTCTGCCAGGTCAGCAGCAAGCTGGGAAATGCCGCCTCATTATCATCTACTCCCCCCAAGCCTGACCACGCCAGCACTTAg
- the LOC117150264 gene encoding sorting nexin-29, whose protein sequence is MPENASSSMPTEAGFRSMRSQLAGSTFGQRREDIFRRLQESAHQITQKFSGKELATERDESVQELCESLEDLMSYGLRQSASTSSFSAASFIQNMQEMVSGNAGGGSNNNDATFWEFCQTHLTPHERQRYMDLKQIWTNVGRGRAFIRATLNEKRLHSHVLTWLSDEKQLHRYYTPWSLLLNDEAAKKLPEIIDSLSDVLFALNVDTTELNAPRRSTPSVQAVKEEPIIFTTSPVPVVGRQKRPGIAVERPIECVSSTEDLLGALKPIESVEVQQILSKEFIEQELAQPQEEVNLGPFDPIEPELEFLKTPLPDIGAHVGESELYEDRSDTSSQWSKSSSSANCLANSQQQTALEEHVNQLNERCALLETRVAELSLQNRLLIQRLTKHFEETGIDPSSSLCSNFLITIPYVKLAKTQRSGSHYTYEVHITMRQRLEHWTFFRRYSEFNKLHKSLLKTHPVVSAVEFPPKKHFGNMNLVFVEERRQQLQIYLLNLVETLPQVEACKSKAELQKVFPFFRDR, encoded by the coding sequence ATGCCAGAAAATGCATCCAGCTCGATGCCCACAGAGGCGGGCTTCCGGAGCATGCGCAGCCAACTGGCGGGCAGCACCTTTGGCCAACGGCGCGAGGACATCTTTCGTCGTCTCCAGGAAAGTGCGCATCAGATCACACAGAAGTTCAGTGGCAAAGAACTTGCCACTGAGCGGGATGAATCTGTTCAGGAACTGTGCGAATCCCTCGAGGATCTAATGTCGTACGGACTTAGACAATCGGCCAGCACTTCCTCTTTCAGTGCCGCCAGCTTCATCCAGAACATGCAGGAGATGGTGTCCGGAAATGCGGGCggaggcagcaacaacaatgacgCCACTTTCTGGGAGTTCTGCCAGACGCATTTGACGCCCCACGAACGTCAGAGGTATATGGATCTCAAGCAGATCTGGACGAATGTGGGCAGAGGACGTGCCTTCATACGCGCCACACTGAACGAGAAGCGATTGCATAGCCATGTCCTCACCTGGCTGAGCGACGAGAAGCAACTGCATCGATATTACACACCTTGGTCCCTGCTACTCAACGATGAGGCGGCCAAGAAGCTGCCAGAGATCATAGACTCCCTCAGTGATGTACTGTTCGCCCTCAATGTGGACACCACAGAGCTTAATGCACCCAGGAGATCGACGCCAAGTGTTCAAGCCGTCAAAGAGGAACCAATTATATTCACAACCAGTCCAGTGCCGGTGGTGGGACGCCAAAAAAGACCTGGTATTGCCGTGGAACGTCCCATTGAGTGCGTCAGCTCCACAGAGGATTTACTGGGTGCCTTAAAGCCCATCGAGTCGGTTGAGGTCCAGCAAATTCTCTCCAAGGAATTCATCGAACAGGAATTAGCCCAGCCACAGGAAGAAGTCAACTTGGGTCCCTTTGACCCCATTGAACCCGAGCTGGAGTTTCTCAAGACGCCCTTGCCAGACATTGGCGCGCATGTTGGAGAGTCAGAGCTCTACGAAGACCGGAGCGACACCTCCTCGCAGTGGAGCAAGTCCTCCTCCTCTGCCAACTGCTTGGCTAACAGCCAACAGCAAACGGCGCTGGAGGAGCATGTGAACCAGCTAAACGAAAGATGCGCTCTACTGGAAACCCGTGTGGCGGAGCTTAGTCTACAAAATCGCCTGCTTATCCAAAGGCTGACCAAACATTTTGAGGAGACCGGCATCGACCCCAGCTCATCGCTGTGCTCCAATTTCCTGATAACCATTCCATACGTAAAGCTGGCAAAGACTCAACGATCTGGTTCCCACTACACTTACGAGGTTCACATAACGATGAGGCAGCGTTTGGAGCACTGGACGTTTTTCAGACGCTACAGCGAGTTCAACAAGCTGCACAAGTCACTGCTTAAGACCCATCCGGTGGTCAGTGCCGTGGAGTTTCCACCAAAGAAGCATTTCGGCAACATGAACCTGGTCTTCGTGGAGGAACGCCGCCAGCAGCTGCAGATCTATCTGCTCAATCTGGTGGAGACCCTGCCGCAGGTGGAGGCCTGCAAGTCGAAGGCGGAGCTGCAGAAGGTCTTCCCCTTCTTCAGGGATAGGTAG
- the LOC117135148 gene encoding UDP-N-acetylglucosamine--dolichyl-phosphate N-acetylglucosaminephosphotransferase gives MSGVAIAINAAISVAAYCMTVRMIPRFREMFIKANLFGNDLCKKDKPQVPESFGVLIGCVFLVSLFLFIPIPFAFDEAAATDAITGGKPDTFPHDKFVELIAALLSICCMIFLGFADDVLDLRWRHKLLLPTIATLPLLMVYYVNYNSTTVIMPNFARNLFGTSLNIGALYYVFMGMLAVFCTNAINILAGINGLEVGQSLIIAGSILVFNAIELLLGHQVDSHIFSIYFMLPFLATTLALWKFNKYPSQVFVGDTYCYFAGMTFAVVGILGHFSKTLLLFFLPQILNFLYSTPQLFHFVPCPRHRLPKYDSKTDLLHISTTEFRLDDLNAPGRLMVTVLRNLRLISWHTKADGVVRTNNFTLINFVLVVFGPVHERVVTQMLMGFQVLCTLIALTIRYPLANYFYAKT, from the exons ATGTCGGGTGTCGCCATAGCTATCAATGCGGCCATTTCGGTCGCCGCCTACTGCATGACAGTGCGGATGATACCCCGCTTTCGCGAGATGTTCATCAAGGCCAATCTCTTTGGCAACGATCTGTGCAAGAAGGACAAGCCGCAGGT ACCTGAATCCTTTGGCGTGCTGATTGGCTGTGTGTTCCTGGTGTCTTTGTTTCTGTTCATACCGATTCCCTTCGCCTTCGATGAGGCAGCTGCCACGGACGCGATTACTGGAGGCAAACCCGATACCTTTCCACATGATAAG TTCGTGGAATTGATTGCCGCCCTTCTATCCATTTGCTGCATGATCTTCCTGGGCTTCGCCGATGACGTACTCGACCTGCGATGGCGCCACAAGCTCCTGTTGCCCACCATCGCCACGTTGCCGCTGCTAATGGTGTACTACGTCAACTATAACTCCACGACGGTCATCATGCCCAACTTTGCGAGAAATCTGTTTGGGACCTCCTTGAATATAG GTGCCTTGTACTACGTCTTCATGGGCATGTTGGCGGTATTCTGCACAAATGCCATCAACATCCTGGCGGGCATCAATGGCCTGGAGGTGGGGCAATCCTTGATAATTGCGGGCTCCATTCTGGTCTTCAATGCCATCGAACTGTTGCTCGGCCACCAGGTGGATTCGCATATCTTCTCCATTTACTTCATGCTGCCTTTCCTGGCCACCACCCTAGCGCTTTGGAAGTTCAACAA ATATCCATCGCAGGTGTTTGTTGGGGACACCTACTGCTACTTTGCCGGCATGACTTTTGCCGTGGTTGGAATCCTGGGCCACTTCAGCAAGACACTGCTGCTCTTCTTTCTGCCGCAGATCCTAAATTTCCTGTACTCCACGCCGCAGCTGTTCCACTTTGTGCCATGTCCGCGTCACCGGCTGCCCAAGTACGACAGCAAGACGGATCTGCTCCACATCAGCACCACGGAGTTCCGCCTGGATGATCTCAATGCTCCGGGTCGCCTGATGGTCACAGTATTGCGGAACTTGCGACTGATTAGCTGGCATACCAAAGCGGACGGAGTTGTAAGGACCAACAACTTTACGCTTATTAACTTCGTCCTCGTCGTTTTCGGACCTGTCCACGAGCGAGTGGTCACCCAGATGTTGATGGGATTCCAGGTGCTGTGCACACTGATTGCCCTGACCATACGATATCCCCTGGCCAACTACTTCTATGCGAAAACGTAG